A region from the Pseudomonas sp. P8_229 genome encodes:
- the xthA gene encoding exodeoxyribonuclease III, with the protein MKIVSFNINGLRARPHQLAALIEKHQPDVIGLQETKVHDDQFPLEEVRALGYHVYFHGQKGHYGVALLSRNEPIAIHKGFATDEEDAQRRFIWGTFADANGVPVTIMNGYFPQGESRDHPTKFPAKQRFYSDLQTLLESQFHNEQPLVVMGDVNISPEDCDIGIGPDNMKRWLKTGKCSFLPEEREWMARLKNWGLTDSYRHLNPDVTDMFSWFDYRSRGFEDEPKRGLRIDVILASHGLLPRVKDAGVDYELRGMEKPSDHAPIWLELA; encoded by the coding sequence ATGAAGATCGTTTCCTTCAACATCAACGGACTGCGCGCCCGTCCGCATCAGTTGGCAGCGCTGATCGAAAAGCATCAGCCAGACGTGATCGGCCTGCAGGAAACCAAGGTCCACGACGACCAGTTCCCGCTGGAAGAAGTGCGCGCGCTGGGCTATCACGTTTATTTCCACGGCCAGAAAGGCCATTACGGCGTTGCCCTGCTCTCGCGCAACGAGCCGATTGCCATTCACAAAGGCTTCGCCACTGATGAAGAAGACGCCCAGCGCCGCTTCATCTGGGGCACCTTCGCCGACGCCAATGGTGTACCGGTGACGATCATGAACGGCTACTTCCCACAGGGCGAAAGCCGCGACCACCCGACCAAGTTCCCGGCCAAGCAACGCTTTTACAGTGACCTGCAAACCTTGCTGGAAAGCCAGTTCCACAACGAACAGCCGCTGGTGGTGATGGGCGACGTGAACATTTCCCCGGAAGACTGCGACATCGGCATCGGCCCGGACAACATGAAGCGCTGGCTGAAAACCGGCAAATGCAGCTTCCTGCCAGAAGAACGCGAGTGGATGGCCCGCCTGAAAAACTGGGGCCTGACGGATAGCTATCGTCACCTGAACCCGGACGTGACCGACATGTTCAGCTGGTTCGACTACCGCAGCCGTGGGTTTGAGGATGAGCCGAAACGTGGGCTGCGGATCGACGTGATCCTCGCCTCCCACGGCCTGTTACCGCGGGTGAAAGATGCCGGTGTGGACTATGAACTGCGCGGGATGGAGAAACCTTCCGACCATGCGCCGATCTGGCTTGAGCTGGCCTGA
- a CDS encoding GNAT family N-acetyltransferase, whose protein sequence is MPETQTAIADIHMLDRGYSREARSLLYQAYRHEPTFGFLFEAERPGYEQRVRATVRELVKQHFLQDLPAIGLLVNDRLIGIALIAPPQRRLGITESWAWRLRMVLSTGFRCTRRYLEYHDAVAACVPSDSVHMLPLLGIHPQFQGKHFGEQLLTAVHNWCAVDETSQGVVLDTGNPRYLEFYKRQGYEEIGEVAIGPVREHVFFHANPQVLQTATA, encoded by the coding sequence ATGCCTGAAACCCAGACCGCCATCGCCGACATCCACATGCTCGACCGCGGCTACTCGCGTGAAGCCCGATCGCTGCTGTATCAGGCCTATCGCCACGAACCGACCTTCGGCTTCCTGTTCGAAGCCGAGCGCCCCGGCTATGAGCAACGCGTGCGGGCCACGGTGCGCGAACTGGTCAAACAGCATTTTCTGCAGGATCTGCCAGCGATCGGCCTGTTGGTCAACGACCGCCTGATCGGCATTGCCCTGATCGCGCCGCCGCAGCGGCGCCTGGGCATCACCGAGAGTTGGGCGTGGCGCCTGCGCATGGTGCTCAGCACTGGTTTTCGCTGCACCCGGCGTTATCTGGAATATCACGATGCGGTGGCCGCGTGTGTGCCCAGCGACTCGGTGCACATGTTGCCGCTGCTGGGGATTCACCCGCAGTTTCAAGGCAAACACTTCGGCGAGCAGTTGCTGACAGCGGTGCACAATTGGTGCGCAGTCGACGAAACCTCCCAAGGCGTGGTACTCGACACCGGCAACCCGCGTTACCTGGAATTCTATAAACGCCAGGGTTATGAGGAGATTGGCGAAGTTGCCATCGGCCCGGTGCGCGAACACGTATTTTTCCACGCCAATCCGCAGGTGTTACAAACTGCAACAGCATGA
- a CDS encoding autotransporter assembly complex protein TamA: MKFPGRFTSGVLMLLTSCAALAQSELDVRIKPSNDELKANIEGYIGSLGDRDEQALLRFSRGAEEQARKAAQALGYYQPQIDSDVKGGEKPRLVLNIDPGEPIRLRNVTLRVDGPAASLKSFRVPSSDTLKSGAVLNHGRYEDAKRLIQNQASRFGFFSGHFTSQKLMVDPRAGVADVELIYESGPRYALGNVSFEGDTPFDEDLLQRMVPFKAGDPYDSELIAELNRDLQSSGYFEGVRVDAAPTAAKNDVIPVDVKLDTRKPRTMGLGLGYSTDVGPRIKANWTRHWVNPQGDSYGWEAELSAPRQNVGLFYDIPLDPPLTDKLRWAGGYQYEDIDGSDTLSKLLTFGPEWHSKLPSGWQRVISLKWQREEYQLGDDSGLSTLLMPGISYSYLKSDNRIDPHNGYRLTFESKVAKEGLGSDNNLLYGTALIKGLTTVFDNHRFLGRVQVGGSATNGYNSVPPSLRFFAGGDQSVRGYDYQSLSPENSKGDRIGGRYMVAGSVEYQYSIAEKWRVATFVDQGNSFNKLELPNLKTGVGIGVRWVSPVGPIRLDLAHALDDDGGIRLHFSMGPEL; this comes from the coding sequence ATGAAGTTTCCAGGAAGATTTACCAGTGGCGTGCTCATGCTGTTAACCAGCTGTGCGGCGCTGGCGCAAAGTGAATTGGACGTGCGGATCAAACCGTCCAACGATGAACTGAAAGCCAATATAGAAGGCTATATCGGTAGCCTCGGCGATCGTGACGAACAAGCCTTGCTGCGCTTCAGTCGCGGGGCCGAAGAGCAGGCGCGCAAAGCCGCGCAGGCCCTGGGCTATTACCAGCCGCAGATCGACAGTGACGTGAAGGGCGGTGAAAAACCGCGCCTGGTGCTGAACATCGATCCCGGCGAACCGATTCGCCTGCGCAACGTCACCCTCCGGGTCGACGGGCCTGCCGCCTCCCTCAAATCCTTTCGTGTGCCGAGCAGCGACACGCTCAAGTCCGGTGCCGTCCTCAACCATGGGCGTTATGAAGACGCCAAACGCCTGATCCAGAACCAGGCCTCGCGCTTCGGCTTTTTCAGCGGCCATTTCACCAGCCAGAAACTCATGGTCGATCCTCGCGCCGGGGTGGCCGACGTCGAACTGATCTACGAAAGCGGCCCGCGTTATGCGTTGGGCAACGTCAGTTTCGAGGGCGATACGCCGTTCGACGAAGACCTGCTGCAGCGCATGGTGCCGTTCAAGGCGGGCGATCCGTACGACTCCGAGCTGATCGCCGAACTCAACCGCGACCTGCAATCGAGCGGCTATTTCGAAGGCGTGCGGGTCGATGCGGCGCCGACGGCGGCGAAGAACGACGTGATCCCGGTGGACGTCAAACTCGACACGCGCAAGCCGCGCACCATGGGCCTGGGCCTCGGTTATTCGACCGACGTCGGCCCACGGATCAAGGCCAACTGGACCCGCCACTGGGTCAACCCGCAGGGCGACAGCTATGGCTGGGAGGCCGAACTGTCGGCGCCACGGCAGAACGTCGGGCTGTTCTATGACATCCCGCTCGACCCGCCGCTGACCGACAAACTGCGCTGGGCCGGTGGTTATCAATACGAAGACATCGACGGCTCCGACACCCTCAGCAAGCTGCTGACCTTCGGCCCGGAATGGCACAGCAAATTGCCCAGCGGCTGGCAGCGGGTCATCTCGCTGAAATGGCAGCGTGAGGAATATCAGCTCGGCGACGACTCGGGCCTCAGTACCTTGTTGATGCCAGGCATCAGCTATTCGTACCTGAAGAGCGACAACCGCATCGACCCGCACAACGGCTATCGCCTGACCTTTGAAAGCAAAGTGGCGAAAGAAGGCCTCGGCTCGGACAACAACTTGCTCTATGGCACCGCGTTGATCAAAGGCCTGACCACCGTATTCGACAACCACCGCTTCCTTGGTCGGGTGCAGGTCGGCGGCAGCGCCACCAACGGCTACAACTCGGTACCGCCATCGCTGCGCTTCTTCGCCGGTGGTGATCAGAGCGTGCGCGGTTACGACTACCAGAGCCTGTCTCCGGAAAACTCCAAGGGCGACCGCATCGGTGGGCGTTACATGGTGGCCGGCAGCGTCGAGTATCAATATTCGATCGCCGAGAAATGGCGGGTCGCGACCTTCGTCGACCAGGGCAACTCTTTCAACAAACTCGAACTGCCGAACCTCAAGACCGGGGTCGGTATCGGTGTGCGCTGGGTCTCGCCGGTGGGGCCGATCCGCCTCGACCTGGCCCACGCGCTGGACGACGATGGCGGCATCCGGCTGCACTTTTCCATGGGGCCTGAGCTGTGA
- a CDS encoding translocation/assembly module TamB domain-containing protein, translating to MKRGLKIAALTLLALLLLIVLSISAVLGTQAGSRWALGLVPGLTVENFQGRLGGQWSADHLLWQQDSSRVELNKPIFAWSPLCLTRMTLCIEQLKADQVILQFPPSADTTESGPVKLPDLQLPVAIELGDVQVGSLLFNGSEQLKGLQLAAHWTAQGLQIDSVKLQRDDLSLNLSGLLQPTGNWPLNIAGDLTLPSPGTGPWTLALKVDGDLLKTLNLHADSHGYLDGQLSGELQPLAQNLPAKVRITSDAFKPSADLPDTLQLNQLVLTGEGDLKNGYQLNGNATLPADKGPVALLLNGKVDASGAQIAGLDLTANDKQSLKLTGSVDWSKGLTAQANINWQDFPWHRLYNEIDEPQVALRTFTGEVSYTDGQYIGNFAAALDGPAGAFSLSSPFSGSLKQIALPQLKMEAGQGKAEGHVNVQFADGIAWDTALELSALNPAYWVAELPGTLAGPLKSKGEMKNERLSLTADLDLKGRLRGQPAILQAKADGAGEQWNLNALQIRLGDNSISGKGNLQQKLTGQIDIKLARLAQLWPQLRGQVTGQVNVAGTLKAPQGKLGLQGSQLAFQDNRLQSLNLDASLDSAQRAKIDLKGSGIQAGDTNLGVLTASAQGDIKSQKLNLDLLGPKLKLALGLDGNLNQGNWRGRLASGDIQAGGQDWKLQNPAKLERLADGKINFGAHCWMSGNASLCGEDQRLMPEPKLRYHLKQFPIESLAQWLPKDFAWQGKLNADLQLDLPASGPNGVVSIDASGGTLRMKEKDQWLDFPYQTLKLSSKLTPKRIDTDLNFVGGKLGELMVQAQLNPLPKNKPLSGSFRLSGLDLSVARPFVPMVEKLTGRLNGSGTISGGLLAPLVNGTVKLSDGEVSGAELPMELKDLQLQAVIAGESVRLDGGWKSGKTGQGSLNGNVAWGQALVVDLALKGTQLPVTVEPYAKLEVAPDLKISMADDELKIAGKVQVPRGEITVRELPPSTVKVSDDTIIVGAQTEEGKPPMAMKMDIDVVVGEDKLSFAGFGLTANLQGHVHIGDNMDTRGELWLNDGKYRAYGQRLTVRRARLLFAGPIDQPYLDIEAIRQTDDVIAGIRLSGSAEQPTTQIFSEPAMSQEQALSYLVLGRPLSTNGEDNNMLAQAALGLGLMGSSGVTSGLAKDLGIQDFQLDTQGSGNTTSVVASGNISEKLSLRYGVGVFEPANTIALRYKLSKKVYLEAASGVASSLDIFYKRDF from the coding sequence GTGAAGCGTGGTTTGAAAATAGCGGCACTGACGCTGCTGGCGTTGCTGTTGTTGATTGTATTGAGCATCAGCGCGGTACTCGGAACGCAGGCGGGCAGTCGTTGGGCGCTGGGCCTCGTGCCCGGCCTGACGGTCGAAAATTTCCAGGGTCGCCTCGGCGGACAATGGAGCGCCGATCATCTTTTGTGGCAGCAGGACAGCAGTCGGGTCGAGCTGAACAAGCCGATCTTCGCCTGGTCGCCGCTGTGCCTGACCCGCATGACCCTGTGCATCGAACAGCTCAAGGCAGATCAGGTCATCCTGCAATTCCCACCGAGTGCAGACACCACTGAAAGTGGTCCGGTCAAACTGCCGGACTTGCAACTGCCGGTGGCGATCGAGCTGGGCGACGTGCAGGTTGGCAGTCTGCTGTTCAACGGCAGCGAGCAGCTCAAGGGCCTGCAGCTGGCGGCGCACTGGACTGCCCAGGGCCTGCAGATCGACAGCGTCAAACTGCAACGCGACGATTTGAGCCTGAACCTCTCCGGCCTGCTGCAACCGACCGGCAACTGGCCGCTGAACATTGCCGGCGACCTGACCCTGCCGTCGCCGGGCACCGGCCCCTGGACGCTGGCGCTGAAGGTTGACGGCGATCTGCTGAAAACCCTCAACCTGCATGCCGACAGCCACGGTTACCTCGACGGCCAGTTGAGCGGCGAGCTGCAACCGCTGGCGCAAAACCTCCCGGCCAAGGTGCGCATCACCTCGGACGCGTTCAAACCGAGCGCCGATCTGCCGGACACTCTGCAGCTCAATCAATTGGTGCTGACCGGCGAAGGCGATCTGAAAAACGGTTATCAGTTAAACGGCAACGCCACGCTGCCGGCCGATAAAGGCCCGGTGGCGCTGCTGCTCAACGGCAAGGTTGACGCCAGCGGTGCGCAGATCGCCGGCCTCGACCTGACGGCGAACGACAAGCAAAGTCTCAAGCTCACCGGCAGTGTCGACTGGAGCAAAGGCCTTACCGCGCAAGCCAACATCAACTGGCAGGATTTCCCGTGGCATCGGCTCTATAACGAAATCGACGAGCCGCAAGTCGCGTTGCGTACCTTCACCGGCGAAGTCTCCTACACCGACGGTCAGTACATCGGTAACTTCGCCGCCGCACTGGACGGTCCTGCGGGGGCGTTCAGCCTGAGCAGCCCGTTCAGCGGCAGCCTGAAACAGATCGCCTTGCCGCAACTGAAGATGGAAGCCGGGCAGGGCAAGGCCGAAGGTCATGTCAACGTGCAGTTCGCCGACGGTATCGCCTGGGACACCGCGCTGGAGCTGTCGGCGCTGAACCCGGCGTACTGGGTCGCGGAGTTGCCGGGCACCCTGGCCGGGCCGCTGAAAAGTAAAGGCGAAATGAAGAACGAGCGCCTGAGCCTCACCGCCGACCTCGACCTCAAAGGCAGACTGCGCGGGCAACCGGCGATCCTCCAGGCCAAGGCTGACGGTGCCGGCGAGCAATGGAACCTCAACGCCCTGCAAATTCGCCTCGGTGACAACAGCATCAGCGGCAAGGGCAATCTGCAACAGAAACTCACCGGGCAGATCGATATCAAGCTGGCGCGTCTGGCCCAACTCTGGCCGCAGCTGCGTGGTCAGGTCACCGGCCAGGTCAACGTCGCCGGGACGCTGAAAGCACCGCAAGGCAAACTCGGCCTGCAAGGTTCGCAACTGGCGTTCCAGGACAATCGCCTGCAAAGCCTCAACCTCGATGCCAGCCTCGACAGTGCGCAACGGGCGAAGATCGATCTGAAGGGCAGCGGCATTCAGGCCGGTGACACCAACCTCGGCGTGTTGACTGCCAGCGCCCAGGGCGACATCAAGAGCCAGAAACTCAACCTCGACCTGCTCGGGCCGAAGCTGAAACTGGCCCTCGGCCTGGACGGCAATCTGAACCAGGGCAACTGGCGCGGGCGTCTGGCCAGCGGCGATATTCAGGCCGGCGGTCAGGACTGGAAACTGCAGAATCCGGCCAAACTGGAACGCCTGGCCGACGGCAAGATCAACTTCGGCGCGCATTGCTGGATGTCCGGCAATGCCAGCCTGTGCGGTGAAGACCAGCGGCTGATGCCCGAGCCGAAACTGCGCTACCACCTCAAGCAATTCCCGATCGAAAGCCTCGCGCAATGGTTGCCCAAAGACTTCGCCTGGCAGGGCAAGCTCAACGCCGACCTGCAACTGGACCTGCCGGCCAGCGGCCCCAACGGCGTGGTCAGCATCGATGCCAGTGGCGGCACCTTGCGCATGAAGGAAAAGGATCAGTGGCTGGACTTCCCGTACCAGACCCTCAAGCTCAGCAGCAAACTCACACCGAAGCGCATCGACACCGACCTCAACTTTGTCGGCGGCAAACTGGGTGAACTGATGGTGCAGGCGCAGCTTAATCCACTGCCGAAAAACAAACCGCTGAGTGGCTCGTTCCGTCTCAGCGGTCTGGACCTGTCGGTGGCGCGGCCGTTTGTGCCAATGGTCGAGAAACTCACTGGGCGCCTGAACGGCAGCGGGACGATTTCCGGCGGCTTGCTGGCGCCGCTGGTCAACGGCACGGTCAAACTCAGCGACGGCGAAGTGTCCGGTGCCGAGCTGCCGATGGAACTCAAGGACCTGCAACTGCAAGCGGTGATTGCCGGTGAGTCGGTACGTCTGGATGGCGGCTGGAAAAGCGGCAAGACCGGGCAGGGCAGCCTCAACGGCAATGTCGCCTGGGGTCAGGCGCTGGTGGTCGATCTGGCGCTCAAGGGCACGCAACTGCCGGTGACTGTCGAGCCGTACGCCAAGCTGGAAGTGGCACCGGATCTGAAGATTTCCATGGCCGATGATGAGCTGAAGATTGCCGGCAAGGTGCAGGTGCCCAGAGGCGAAATCACCGTGCGTGAACTGCCGCCATCAACGGTGAAAGTCTCCGATGACACGATCATCGTCGGCGCGCAGACCGAAGAGGGCAAACCACCGATGGCGATGAAGATGGACATCGACGTGGTGGTCGGCGAAGACAAACTGAGTTTTGCCGGGTTCGGCCTGACCGCCAACCTGCAAGGTCACGTGCACATCGGCGACAACATGGACACCCGTGGCGAGCTCTGGCTTAACGACGGCAAGTACCGCGCCTACGGCCAACGGCTGACGGTGCGTCGTGCGCGGCTGCTGTTTGCCGGCCCCATCGATCAGCCGTATCTGGACATCGAAGCGATTCGCCAGACCGACGACGTGATCGCCGGCATTCGCCTGAGCGGCAGCGCCGAGCAACCGACCACGCAGATCTTCTCCGAACCGGCCATGAGCCAGGAGCAGGCGTTGTCGTATCTGGTGCTGGGCCGTCCGCTGAGCACCAACGGCGAAGACAACAACATGCTCGCGCAAGCGGCGTTGGGTCTGGGTTTGATGGGCAGTTCCGGGGTCACCAGCGGTTTGGCCAAAGACCTGGGGATTCAGGATTTCCAGCTCGACACCCAGGGCAGTGGCAACACCACCAGCGTGGTCGCCAGCGGCAACATTTCCGAGAAGCTCAGTCTGCGTTATGGCGTCGGCGTGTTCGAACCGGCCAACACCATCGCGCTGCGTTACAAGCTGAGCAAGAAGGTCTATCTGGAAGCAGCGAGCGGCGTCGCCAGCTCGCTGGATATCTTCTACAAGCGCGATTTCTAG
- a CDS encoding fimbria/pilus outer membrane usher protein — protein MFLLKRDGWAPFSVALVFSSACLADGDEQFNTSFLQGAPSSVDVQSLLASSRVLPGIYRVDLYGNETLVGRRDIDFRRHPGTGKIEACLTLEMVQQLGVDIGKLQAAGKLLGDDPNACLDLPALIDHATVRYDVPRLRLMVSVPQSAMERGRRGYVDPALWDAGVPAAFINYQLSSSRNSTQGVNTLSNNVGLRNGINLGAWRLRNESNFNSTTGSPSTFNSNRTYLQHDVTALKGQFSAGDIFSDADLFDSVRYRGLKLASDDGMRADSERGYAPVIRGIAQSSATVEIRQNDYILYTANVPPGPFEISDIYPSGSNGDLEVTIIEADGRRRVSVQAFSSLPIMVRQGQLKYSLSAGQYNSNSDDQQSPQFLSSTLAYGISSNLSGIVGVQASENFQALSVGAGRNTAIGAVSLDLTHSSSRTFGQAVTGNSLRALYAKTFTGTDTNFTLAAYRYSTEGYRTLTEHVEELSSEGQPRTGNSKTRTDLTVNQSLGRNQEFGSVYINASDQRYWGRGGSQSLSAGYSNYWGDVSYNLGATYSKDVGNYGPANNDTLVNLSVSFPLGSKPRAPRAFVSASTQKGNDSTQMGINGYLSEDSDTYYSVQGGNSSTGGSSGSVNLSTRTSVMDISAGYSQGRGYNSQNLNLAGSIVGHAGGINLGQTVGETFALAQVEGVEGVKIGSFSGAKTGSNGFAVVPNAQPYRVNWINLDTRDLGGDVEIDNATRQVVPRRGAVVLARYTSKTGRRVQFALFDAQHQPIPFGASLEDSAGKQLAISDPSGKALALVEADTGTLTINWQGQRCEAPYALSERDKALNYERASLVCRPSQ, from the coding sequence ATGTTTTTACTCAAGCGCGACGGATGGGCGCCGTTTTCGGTGGCTCTGGTGTTCAGCTCCGCCTGCCTGGCCGATGGCGATGAACAGTTCAATACCTCGTTTCTGCAAGGTGCGCCGTCCTCTGTCGACGTGCAATCACTGCTCGCCAGCAGTCGCGTACTGCCCGGCATTTACCGGGTCGACCTCTACGGCAACGAAACCCTGGTTGGCCGTCGCGATATCGACTTCCGGCGCCACCCGGGCACGGGCAAGATCGAGGCCTGCCTGACCCTGGAGATGGTCCAGCAATTGGGGGTCGATATCGGCAAACTGCAGGCCGCCGGCAAACTGCTCGGCGATGACCCGAACGCCTGCCTCGATCTGCCCGCGTTGATCGATCACGCCACCGTGCGTTACGACGTGCCGCGTCTGCGGCTGATGGTCAGTGTCCCGCAGAGCGCCATGGAGCGCGGCCGGCGTGGTTATGTCGACCCGGCCTTGTGGGACGCAGGCGTGCCCGCCGCGTTCATCAACTATCAGCTGAGCAGCAGCCGCAACAGCACTCAGGGTGTAAACACGCTGAGCAATAACGTTGGCTTGCGCAACGGCATCAACCTCGGCGCCTGGCGTTTGCGCAACGAGTCGAACTTCAACAGCACCACCGGCAGCCCCAGCACCTTCAACAGCAACCGCACCTACCTGCAACATGACGTGACCGCCCTGAAGGGCCAGTTCAGTGCCGGGGATATTTTCTCCGACGCCGACCTGTTCGACAGCGTGCGTTATCGCGGCCTGAAACTGGCGTCCGACGACGGCATGCGCGCCGACAGCGAGCGCGGTTATGCACCGGTGATTCGCGGTATTGCGCAGTCCAGCGCCACCGTGGAGATTCGCCAGAACGACTACATCCTCTATACCGCCAATGTGCCGCCGGGACCGTTCGAGATCAGCGACATCTACCCCAGCGGCTCCAACGGTGACCTGGAAGTGACGATCATCGAAGCCGATGGCCGGCGCCGGGTCAGCGTGCAGGCGTTTTCCAGTCTGCCGATCATGGTGCGCCAGGGCCAGTTGAAGTACAGCCTCTCGGCCGGCCAGTACAACAGCAACAGCGATGATCAGCAGTCACCGCAGTTTCTCAGCAGCACGCTGGCGTATGGCATCAGCAGCAACCTGTCGGGGATCGTCGGGGTACAGGCGTCGGAGAATTTTCAGGCGTTGTCGGTGGGTGCAGGTCGTAATACCGCCATCGGCGCAGTCTCGCTGGACCTGACCCACTCCAGCAGTCGCACCTTCGGTCAGGCGGTCACCGGTAACAGCTTGCGCGCCCTGTACGCCAAGACGTTCACCGGCACCGACACCAACTTCACCCTCGCCGCCTACCGCTACTCGACCGAGGGCTATCGCACCCTCACCGAGCACGTCGAGGAACTGAGCAGCGAGGGCCAGCCACGCACCGGCAACTCGAAAACCCGCACCGACCTGACCGTCAACCAGAGCCTGGGGCGCAACCAGGAATTTGGCAGCGTCTACATCAACGCCAGCGACCAGCGTTACTGGGGCCGTGGCGGTTCACAAAGCCTGTCGGCGGGTTACAGCAACTATTGGGGGGATGTCAGTTACAACCTCGGCGCGACGTATTCCAAGGATGTCGGCAACTACGGGCCGGCGAACAACGACACATTGGTCAACCTGTCCGTGTCGTTCCCGTTGGGTTCAAAACCCCGGGCGCCACGGGCCTTTGTCTCGGCCAGCACGCAGAAAGGCAACGACAGCACCCAAATGGGCATCAACGGCTATCTGTCGGAAGACAGCGACACTTATTACTCGGTGCAAGGCGGCAACAGCAGCACCGGCGGCAGCAGCGGTTCGGTCAACCTCAGCACCCGCACCTCGGTGATGGACATCAGCGCCGGTTACAGCCAGGGACGCGGCTACAACTCGCAGAACCTGAATCTGGCCGGTTCGATCGTCGGCCATGCCGGCGGCATCAACCTGGGACAAACCGTGGGCGAGACATTCGCGCTAGCGCAGGTCGAAGGCGTGGAAGGGGTGAAAATCGGCAGCTTCTCCGGGGCCAAAACCGGCAGCAACGGCTTCGCGGTGGTACCCAACGCGCAGCCTTATCGGGTGAACTGGATCAACCTCGATACCCGTGACCTGGGCGGTGATGTCGAGATCGACAATGCGACCCGGCAAGTGGTGCCGCGCCGCGGTGCGGTGGTGCTGGCGCGTTACACCAGCAAGACCGGACGACGCGTGCAGTTCGCCTTGTTCGACGCGCAGCACCAACCGATCCCGTTTGGCGCGTCGCTCGAAGACAGCGCCGGCAAGCAACTGGCGATCTCCGACCCGAGCGGCAAGGCACTGGCGCTGGTGGAAGCCGACACCGGCACCCTGACCATCAACTGGCAGGGCCAGCGCTGCGAGGCGCCGTATGCACTGTCCGAACGTGACAAAGCGTTGAACTACGAGCGGGCCTCGCTGGTGTGCCGCCCGTCCCAGTAA
- a CDS encoding molecular chaperone: MFYRHSLSLCVGLLGLLMVDQAMAGISLSSTRLVFDGQHKEAGITVRNSGADVLIQSWIDTDASDTAAVPFAVTPPLVRVSGDEQQILRVIYEGTGMPTDRESVVWLNVQEIPQAAKTSNTLQLAVRQRIKVFFRPAGLKNNAYLAPSELTWRLVERGAKYLLVVNNPGQYHVSIADITLQSGAVSEHPFDSMMIAPGEQKEFSLKQLHNANTARLLFSSINDYGAQDRYAAQLSNSADTRASLNKESP; the protein is encoded by the coding sequence ATGTTTTATCGTCATTCATTGTCCCTTTGCGTGGGCCTTTTGGGCCTGCTCATGGTCGATCAGGCCATGGCCGGCATTTCATTGAGCAGCACCCGCCTGGTCTTCGACGGCCAGCACAAGGAAGCCGGGATCACCGTGCGCAACAGTGGCGCAGATGTGTTGATCCAGTCGTGGATCGACACCGATGCCAGCGACACCGCTGCGGTGCCGTTTGCCGTCACACCGCCACTGGTGCGCGTCAGCGGCGACGAGCAGCAGATCTTGCGGGTGATCTACGAAGGCACGGGCATGCCGACCGACCGTGAGTCGGTGGTGTGGCTCAACGTGCAGGAAATCCCCCAGGCCGCGAAAACCAGCAACACCTTGCAGCTCGCCGTGCGCCAGCGCATCAAGGTGTTCTTCCGCCCGGCGGGACTGAAAAACAATGCCTACCTGGCACCGAGCGAACTGACCTGGCGTCTGGTTGAACGCGGCGCAAAATACCTGCTGGTGGTGAACAACCCCGGCCAGTATCACGTGTCGATTGCCGATATCACGCTGCAATCGGGCGCCGTCAGCGAACACCCTTTTGATTCAATGATGATCGCCCCCGGCGAACAGAAAGAGTTCAGCCTAAAACAACTTCACAACGCTAATACAGCACGCCTGTTATTCAGCAGCATTAATGACTATGGCGCCCAAGACCGTTATGCCGCGCAACTTTCCAACAGTGCCGATACTCGTGCCAGTTTGAATAAAGAATCCCCATAA
- a CDS encoding fimbrial protein: protein MKKLSRTLLALSIFAAAGNALAADPPVTPTKAGSGTINFTGTINNDACSVEGAGSNKTISVAMGEVSIKDMGTATAPKGNGTLSAENFDMKINCNAGTKVAMIFEPTKGAGSGIVAGTKVLKLIDGLGAAKNIGIALLDSNGALIDLSSPSTAKIENTLQDSNTTLKFSAAYVTTADVATVVAGRGDATLPFTLQYE from the coding sequence ATGAAAAAGCTGTCTCGCACACTGCTCGCCCTTTCGATCTTTGCCGCCGCCGGTAACGCCCTGGCCGCCGATCCACCGGTTACCCCGACCAAGGCCGGCAGCGGCACCATCAACTTCACCGGCACCATCAACAACGATGCCTGCTCGGTTGAAGGCGCCGGCAGCAACAAGACCATTTCGGTCGCCATGGGCGAAGTGTCGATCAAGGACATGGGCACCGCCACTGCACCTAAAGGCAACGGCACCCTGAGCGCCGAGAACTTCGACATGAAGATCAACTGCAACGCCGGGACCAAGGTCGCAATGATCTTCGAACCGACCAAGGGTGCAGGTTCGGGCATCGTTGCCGGGACTAAAGTGCTGAAGCTGATCGACGGTCTGGGCGCAGCGAAGAACATCGGTATTGCCTTGCTCGACTCCAACGGTGCGTTGATCGACCTGAGCTCGCCGTCCACCGCGAAGATCGAAAACACTCTGCAGGACAGCAACACCACGCTGAAATTCTCGGCCGCCTACGTCACCACCGCCGATGTGGCAACCGTGGTTGCCGGTCGCGGCGACGCCACCCTGCCGTTCACGCTGCAATACGAATAA